In Curtobacterium sp. TC1, the following proteins share a genomic window:
- the dinB gene encoding DNA polymerase IV: protein MSKQDGSNRLVSDAPVDDISATVLHVDMDAFFASVELLDRPDLVGLPVIVGHDSDRSVVTAATYEARKYGVNSAMPMAIAKRRCPNAIIVEPHFEKYRDKSAAVMAVFDRFTPRVERLGIDEAFLDVAGALRLYGTPWEIGRAIRRTVHAETGLHCSVGAASTKFVAKLASSRSKPDGLLVVPGADTIAFLHPQPVSALWGVGGKTQETLERRGIRTVGDLANTPLGSLVSALGPAGGQRLHDLSWGRDPRVVDTGVGEKSIGHEVTFGHDLTERDDVARELLRLADKVAVRLRHADVQARTVALKVRYTDFTTLTRSRTLAEPTDVAKRLHREAVELYDVLHRPGNRIRLIGVRGENLVPAAASNALWDDDAPWRETETTVDAVAARFGAGVLRPASLVRRTPDGHVPHARQD from the coding sequence GTGAGCAAGCAGGACGGTAGCAACCGGCTCGTCTCCGACGCCCCGGTGGACGACATCTCGGCGACGGTGCTGCACGTCGACATGGACGCCTTCTTCGCGTCCGTCGAACTGCTCGACCGGCCCGACCTGGTGGGGTTGCCGGTCATCGTCGGCCACGACTCCGACCGGTCCGTGGTCACCGCGGCGACGTACGAGGCCCGCAAGTACGGGGTGAACTCCGCGATGCCGATGGCCATCGCGAAGCGCCGCTGCCCGAACGCGATCATCGTCGAGCCGCACTTCGAGAAGTACCGCGACAAGTCCGCCGCGGTGATGGCGGTCTTCGACCGGTTCACCCCGCGGGTCGAGCGGCTCGGCATCGACGAGGCGTTCCTCGACGTCGCCGGTGCGCTCCGGCTGTACGGCACGCCGTGGGAGATCGGTCGGGCCATCCGACGCACGGTCCACGCCGAGACGGGCCTGCACTGTTCGGTCGGCGCCGCATCGACCAAGTTCGTGGCGAAGCTCGCGTCGAGCCGGTCCAAGCCGGACGGGCTGCTCGTCGTCCCCGGAGCCGACACCATCGCGTTCCTGCACCCGCAGCCGGTCTCGGCGCTCTGGGGTGTCGGCGGCAAGACGCAGGAGACCCTCGAGCGCCGTGGCATCCGGACCGTCGGCGACCTGGCGAACACGCCCCTCGGGTCGCTCGTGTCCGCCCTCGGGCCCGCTGGTGGCCAGCGCCTGCACGACCTGTCGTGGGGGCGCGATCCCCGCGTCGTCGACACCGGCGTCGGCGAGAAGTCCATCGGACACGAGGTCACGTTCGGCCACGACCTGACCGAGCGGGACGACGTCGCGCGTGAACTCCTGCGCCTCGCCGACAAGGTCGCCGTCCGCCTGCGTCACGCGGACGTGCAGGCCCGCACCGTCGCGCTCAAGGTCCGCTACACCGACTTCACCACCCTGACCCGCTCGCGGACCCTCGCCGAGCCCACCGACGTCGCCAAGCGGCTGCACCGTGAAGCCGTCGAGCTGTACGACGTGCTGCACCGGCCGGGCAACCGGATCCGGCTCATCGGGGTCCGCGGCGAGAACCTCGTGCCGGCCGCGGCGAGCAACGCGCTCTGGGACGACGACGCGCCGTGGCGCGAGACCGAGACCACGGTGGACGCGGTCGCCGCGCGGTTCGGCGCAGGCGTGCTGCGACCGGCATCCCTGGTCCGCCGGACCCCCGACGGCCACGTCCCGCACGCCAGGCAGGACTGA